One Chloroflexota bacterium DNA segment encodes these proteins:
- a CDS encoding phosphotriesterase-related protein, giving the protein MAHKIRTVLGDVDPNKLGFILPHEHLITFPPMRVRSDPDYRLQDVGKAIEEVNLFKRAGGTALAEMTTHGYGRDVNALRHISKETGVHIISTTGFIMESLFPPEAFNYTEKQLVDLFVRDIQEGMDGTDIKAGLLKCGTSHDKMTRTEEKVIRAVAKAHHITGATISTHTMGGTMVFSQIEVLKSEGVDLARVIIGHLDRNSLNIGYLKMAARTGVYLEFDNVGKTKYYPDTLRIDMIKQLIDMGFVKQILLADDNGRQSYFASYGGGPGLDYIPKVFVPMLREAGVSEADIEQMTVLNPRTALAFEAR; this is encoded by the coding sequence GTGGCACATAAGATCCGAACAGTACTTGGTGATGTGGACCCCAACAAACTGGGGTTCATACTCCCTCACGAACATCTGATTACTTTCCCGCCTATGCGTGTGCGCTCCGACCCTGATTATCGGCTGCAGGATGTGGGGAAAGCAATAGAAGAGGTCAATCTCTTTAAGCGCGCGGGCGGCACTGCATTGGCAGAGATGACTACACATGGATATGGGCGGGATGTCAACGCGCTCCGACATATCTCCAAAGAAACTGGTGTGCACATCATTTCTACAACGGGCTTTATTATGGAAAGCCTGTTTCCACCAGAGGCGTTCAATTATACCGAGAAGCAATTGGTGGATCTCTTCGTGAGAGATATTCAGGAAGGTATGGATGGGACAGACATCAAGGCTGGTCTCCTGAAGTGTGGCACCAGTCATGATAAAATGACCAGAACGGAAGAGAAAGTAATTCGCGCCGTGGCCAAAGCACATCATATAACGGGGGCGACGATCAGTACCCATACTATGGGTGGCACCATGGTTTTCTCGCAAATCGAAGTGTTAAAGTCGGAGGGTGTAGATTTGGCACGGGTCATTATCGGTCACCTTGACCGAAACTCGCTCAATATTGGCTATCTAAAGATGGCAGCGAGAACCGGCGTCTATCTGGAGTTTGATAATGTCGGTAAGACGAAGTATTACCCCGATACTTTGCGAATAGACATGATCAAGCAACTGATTGACATGGGCTTTGTCAAGCAGATATTGCTTGCTGACGACAACGGACGTCAATCGTACTTCGCTTCGTATGGAGGCGGCCCAGGGCTGGATTACATCCCCAAGGTCTTCGTGCCAATGTTGCGTGAAGCGGGCGTCAGCGAGGCAGATATCGAGCAGATGACAGTACTTAACCCGCGAACCGCCTTGGCATTCGAGGCGCGGTAA
- a CDS encoding PTS sugar transporter subunit IIB: MARLPEILTVCGVGYGTSLLLRMTIEDILSEEGLVAKVAAWDSGTAKGQAVDIIVCADDLVAHLEGFKGKIVPIKDLTDKAHIKERFLPVFKEVVAEIEAKEKRRR, translated from the coding sequence ATGGCGCGACTCCCCGAGATTTTGACCGTATGCGGGGTAGGCTATGGTACCAGTCTGCTGTTGAGAATGACCATCGAGGATATCCTGTCAGAGGAAGGTTTGGTGGCCAAGGTAGCAGCCTGGGATTCTGGCACGGCAAAGGGTCAAGCAGTGGATATCATCGTGTGTGCGGATGATTTAGTGGCGCACCTGGAAGGTTTCAAGGGCAAGATTGTTCCCATAAAAGATCTTACGGATAAAGCCCACATAAAAGAGCGGTTCTTGCCGGTATTCAAGGAAGTTGTGGCTGAGATTGAGGCCAAGGAAAAGAGGCGCCGCTAG
- a CDS encoding NAD-dependent DNA ligase LigA, producing EEELQTIPGLGPHTAASIASFFSRERNRQFIEKLCRAGVVLAGEREAPREGPLAGLTFVITGTLSVSREEMTEYIEAHGGKVTGSVSKNTSYLVVGDSPGGTKYERAQALGVPMISEADLRRMVEGGS from the coding sequence GAGGAGGAATTGCAGACCATCCCCGGCCTGGGGCCGCACACTGCGGCCAGTATCGCCAGTTTCTTCTCCCGCGAACGCAACCGCCAGTTCATCGAGAAGTTGTGCCGGGCCGGCGTGGTATTGGCAGGCGAAAGAGAGGCGCCGCGCGAGGGTCCGCTGGCGGGCCTCACTTTTGTGATTACCGGCACGCTCTCCGTCAGCCGCGAGGAGATGACCGAGTACATCGAGGCCCATGGCGGCAAGGTGACCGGCTCGGTGTCGAAGAACACGAGTTACCTTGTGGTAGGCGATTCGCCTGGGGGGACGAAGTACGAGCGGGCACAGGCCCTGGGCGTGCCCATGATCTCCGAGGCCGACCTGCGGCGCATGGTAGAGGGGGGTAGTTAG
- a CDS encoding IclR family transcriptional regulator: protein MGYTVQSVERALQILFELSKSAEGMSLTELAARTGLHKSTVSRLLKTLTKYQFVSQDSITSWYLLGPSALEIAFDFLSDLELRRVALPHMRSLREITAETVNLAILDKREVVYIDRVESRHTLRLTTTIGKRAPAHSTALGKVLLAYSDATVVGQLLRAGPLERCTANTMVDPDTIESELAKVRRAGVAVDDRENQDDVRCVGAPIFDAWGRVIAAISVSGPVSRITPNRIPQLMEEVKRAAQAISTELGYRNNRSGMTAGNRIVPE from the coding sequence ATGGGCTATACAGTACAGTCTGTAGAACGAGCACTTCAAATCCTCTTTGAGTTGAGCAAATCCGCCGAGGGAATGAGCCTCACGGAACTCGCAGCGCGCACCGGTTTGCACAAGTCTACAGTCTCGCGCTTGCTCAAGACGCTAACAAAATATCAGTTTGTCAGTCAGGACAGTATAACCTCATGGTATTTACTCGGCCCCAGCGCTCTAGAGATCGCCTTCGACTTCCTCAGCGATTTGGAATTGCGTAGAGTGGCCTTGCCACACATGAGGTCTCTGCGGGAGATCACTGCAGAGACGGTGAACCTAGCCATCCTGGATAAGCGCGAGGTGGTGTACATCGACCGTGTGGAAAGTCGGCATACGCTTCGCTTGACAACCACGATTGGCAAGCGGGCTCCGGCACATAGCACAGCGCTGGGCAAGGTTTTGCTTGCGTATTCGGATGCGACTGTCGTGGGTCAACTTTTGCGTGCGGGTCCTCTGGAAAGGTGCACGGCCAATACCATGGTGGACCCAGACACCATTGAGTCCGAACTGGCGAAAGTGCGCCGTGCAGGTGTCGCAGTTGATGACCGAGAGAACCAGGATGACGTCAGATGTGTCGGCGCCCCTATCTTTGATGCGTGGGGTAGGGTCATCGCGGCCATTAGCGTCTCGGGCCCCGTATCACGGATCACACCCAATAGAATCCCCCAATTGATGGAGGAGGTCAAACGGGCTGCCCAAGCCATATCAACGGAATTGGGTTACCGCAACAACCGGTCTGGAATGACTGCAGGTAATCGAATTGTCCCAGAATAA